The genomic interval TGCTCCAGTTCACCACCCTGCTCGCGATAAAGCACGGCGAGGCGACCTAGATCGATTGATGCAGTTCCCAGGTTCAGGCGTGCTACCGCTTCCAGGATTGGGAGAGTGTCGGCGGGAGAAAGTTCTGTTTCTGTAGCTAAGCGTGAGTAGCGGTGTGCCTTGACGATGTCGATGTCGGTGACGTCGATAAGCAACCGGCCAAAGACGGAGACAACCACGTTGTTGTTGCGGTGTAGCTGTCCAATCAGGGGCAGCATCTTTTGTGCGGATTCGAGCTTATCGTTCCAGTCCTGTGCCATGGGAGGTAGAGGTCCTTAAGTAGTGTCGAAGTGTGAAATCGAGCGGCGACATCCAAATCAGTCGCACACCCCCGCAATGTTAGTGAAAGAAGCGGATAGGTCGGATATTTCTTGTGAACTTTTCCACTTAAGGTACACCCTAATGGGGGGGAAGAGCTTACTACTTTGTAAAGATTCTTGTGGAAATTAGTGTTATGTAAAGGTGGGTCGGGGTGGTGTGTGATACATGCCACTTAATGTTTGTCGTTCTATGAGGGGTGCGGATAACGGAGAATCTGAAAGACCTTTAAGAACCAATGAGCGAGCTTCCGGAGGTACAGACGTGCGGAGGGCGTTGTAAAAAGAAAAACTCATGAAGTGAAATCCTGGACAAAGAACATAAAAGTAGTCCGGGCTGATGTGGGTTTTCTTGGTGCTTTGGATTTGAACATAGACCCATATCAGGCGTGGTACCAGCTTGCAATTCGCGGCGACGCGTTGCGTAAGTTTGACGGAAATCCGTACACTCGTTAAGGCTGTGATCAATGATCACACTGTCAGTGATTTTTAAGACGAGGGAGTCTTCATCGTGTTGCACGCTGTGAGCTATGCTCTCATGGACTCCGTTAATGTTTTGCTCATCGGAGTCATTGTTGCGGTGGCTCTCCTAGTGCCTCGCGGGGGGCGCTACGGAAAAATAGTATCGCTTTTGATCTTGGGGGATTGGCTAGGCGTTTTTCTTCTTTCAATCCCCACTCTGGCGCTGTTTCATTCGATAGAAGATAAGGTCCGCGCTTTCATAGATTCGCCTGTGTTTGGCGTGATCTTGATAGTGACAGGTATCGCCGGAGCAATTCTTACATGGCGAGGTGGCGACTCAACAGGATTAGTGCAACGCTTACTTGAACCATTGCGTACGCCAAGCCTGAAGACGATGGTGGTGGGTTTTGTCTTAGGGGTGGCGCAATCGATCACGTCGATTCCATTTTTCACAGGGCTGGCCTATCTTGCCACCGGTGATTACAGCAGAACATTCAGTTACATCGCATTGTTCCTTTATGCGTCCCTTGCCCTGAGCCTTCCGTTTTTCTGCGCAGTAGGCGTGGGATTTGTGCGTGCGTTCCCAGAGAGCCCCTTGGGTAGAGCTTTTGAGTGGGCGCGGTGCAATAGTGACCGCGTAGCCCTGTGGGCCGGTTATCTGGTGGCTATCGCCCTGGTGCTCATGGGAGTTTCGCATCTATAGCGGGCTTTTCGACGCCCACGCTGTAACACAAACTCCCTAACCCCTTCCTACGCGCGGTTGCATAGCTAGGCTGTGAAGAATGACAACTCTTTATCCGGTAGCTGACCCAATTGGCGAATCACATATTGAACGCGACGGACAGCGTATTGCCTATACAGAATATGGAAATCCGCAGGGCATCCCAGCAGTCTTTATCCACGGCGGTCCTGGTGGCGGAACGACAAAAGAAAACGCAGGATTTTTTGATCAGGATAAGTACCGGGTCATCTTGATCGATCAGCGTGGCTGCGGAAAATCCACTCCACATATTGCAGATCCGGACATTGATCTAGAAGCAGCCTTGGCGGTGAACACCACGCACAAGCTAGTCGAGGATATAGAGGCGATACGCCAGCAACTCGGAATAGATAAATGGCTGGTCTTTGGTGGTTCGTGGGGTTCTACTTTGTCCCTGAAATACATCCAAACGCATCCAGACCGTGTGCTTGCTGTGGTGCTTCGGGGAATCTTTATGCTGCGAAAAACCGAGTTGGATTGGTTCTATAACGGGGGCGCCGCACACTTATTCCCTGACAAGTGGGAACGGTACCTCTCTGTCATCCCAGAGGATAAAAAGCCTGCCGCAGATGATCTATCAGGAGCGACCCACCTTGCTGGTGTGGACTTGATCGCGGAGTACCACAAACTTCTCCATTCGAGCGATCGCGCCGTGGCGCTCGAGGCTGCTCGTGCGTGGAGTGTCTGGGAAGGATCGACGTCTTTCCTAGAGATTCGAGACACTCAAGACCATGAGGATGAGCGCTTTGCCTTGGCGTTTGCACGCATTGAGAACCATTACTTTGTTCATCAGGGCTTTATGCGCGACGGTGAACTGCTAGAACCTGCCAATATCGAACGCATCCGGGATATCCCCGCGGTGATCGTCCAGGGGCGTTACGACGTTGTCTGCCCGCCCGTTACCGCATGGAATCTGCACCGGGCATGGCCAGAGGCCGAATTCCATTTCTCGCCGACGTCCGGACACGCTGCGAGCGAAAAAGAAAATGTTGCTGCTCTGGTAGCCGCAACGGATCGTTTTGCAGAAGAACTATCGAGGTAAGCACAAAAAAGAAAAGGCCGTAGTTCATTCTCACAGGGACTGCGGCCTTTCTGCTTATCGTGAGTGCGTGATTAGTCTGCAACCATGGGCAGAAGCTCGAACTCTGGGTGCTCTTTTTCTATGAAAGCGAGTTTCCACTTATCTCCAAAGAGGGCTACGAGCTCACCGTCGGTTCGCTGGAATACTTCCACACCGCGCTGTTTGGAAAGCTCTGTTGCGGTTTCGGGCGTGGTACGTCGAGCAACGGAGTAGGGGATGGGATCTGAGATGGTCTCCACGTTGTATTCGTTTTCCATCCGGGCCATCATGACCTCAAACTGCATGGGGCCAACCGCAGCCATGACCGGGGCAGCATCGCCGCGGGCATCATTTTTAAGGATTTGAACAACGCCCTCGGCAGCAAGCTGGTCCAATCCTTTGCGGAATTGCTTGTACTTTCCTAGAGACTTGGCTCTGAGGATGCGGAAATGTTCTGGGGCGAATTGCGGCATTGGCGGATATTGGACTTTTCGCCCTTCAAAGATCGTGTCACCGGGTGCTAGGGCACCAGCGTTCACGAGACCGACGATGTCACCTGGGTAGGCGGTCTCCACAGTGGAACGGGTTCGACCGAAGACCGTGAGCGCGTATTTTGTGGAAAAACTACGCCCCGATTGCGCATGGGTAACCTGCATGCCACGATCAAATTCCCCAGATACGATGCGCATAAACGCTAGGGAGTCACGGTGGTTTTTATCCATGCCAGCCTGGACCTTGAAAACTACGCCGGAGAAGTCATCGGTGACGTCGCGTGACTCGTCGATTGCTGTCGTCGCATCGGAGATCGCTTTAGCGTCGGATGCTCGGCCGCTAGGAG from Corynebacterium ulcerans carries:
- a CDS encoding membrane protein, with product MLHAVSYALMDSVNVLLIGVIVAVALLVPRGGRYGKIVSLLILGDWLGVFLLSIPTLALFHSIEDKVRAFIDSPVFGVILIVTGIAGAILTWRGGDSTGLVQRLLEPLRTPSLKTMVVGFVLGVAQSITSIPFFTGLAYLATGDYSRTFSYIALFLYASLALSLPFFCAVGVGFVRAFPESPLGRAFEWARCNSDRVALWAGYLVAIALVLMGVSHL
- the pip gene encoding prolyl aminopeptidase, which translates into the protein MTTLYPVADPIGESHIERDGQRIAYTEYGNPQGIPAVFIHGGPGGGTTKENAGFFDQDKYRVILIDQRGCGKSTPHIADPDIDLEAALAVNTTHKLVEDIEAIRQQLGIDKWLVFGGSWGSTLSLKYIQTHPDRVLAVVLRGIFMLRKTELDWFYNGGAAHLFPDKWERYLSVIPEDKKPAADDLSGATHLAGVDLIAEYHKLLHSSDRAVALEAARAWSVWEGSTSFLEIRDTQDHEDERFALAFARIENHYFVHQGFMRDGELLEPANIERIRDIPAVIVQGRYDVVCPPVTAWNLHRAWPEAEFHFSPTSGHAASEKENVAALVAATDRFAEELSR